One window from the genome of Pelorhabdus rhamnosifermentans encodes:
- a CDS encoding ACT domain-containing protein: MKEQLCMIVENQPNVLLRVFRLLARYGLNVDSLSVISTPDRRLLEITLIAEEESVNQQLVKMLHKLIEVVEVKLTGNQVFQKI; encoded by the coding sequence GTGAAAGAACAGTTGTGTATGATAGTTGAAAATCAGCCGAACGTCTTACTGCGAGTTTTTCGTCTCCTAGCACGTTATGGACTGAATGTCGATTCTCTTTCAGTTATATCTACTCCTGATCGCCGACTTCTTGAAATTACTTTAATAGCGGAAGAGGAGAGTGTAAATCAACAACTTGTAAAAATGTTACACAAGTTAATTGAAGTAGTGGAAGTCAAATTGACAGGAAATCAAGTTTTTCAAAAAATATAA
- the ilvC gene encoding ketol-acid reductoisomerase has protein sequence MAKMYYDKDAKFGKMKDLTVAVIGYGSQGHAHALNLKESGVNVIVGLYEGSKSVDKAKSAGLTVATVAKATAAADVVMVLIPDEKQAKVYAEEIQPNLKSNSALAFAHGFNIHFNQIVAPAGVDVFMVAPKGPGHLVRRMYEEGKGVPCLIAVHQDATGGAQDLALAYACGIGGTRAGVLMTTFKEETETDLFGEQAVLCGGLTALIKAGFETLVEAGYQPEVAYFECLHEMKLIIDLIYEGGMAKMRYSVSDTAEQGDYVTGSRIITDETRTEMRKVLHEIQDGTFARNWLLENMLNRPAFTAARNKEAAHPIEQVGRTLREMMPWLKK, from the coding sequence ATGGCTAAGATGTATTATGACAAGGATGCAAAATTTGGAAAAATGAAGGATTTAACTGTGGCTGTTATTGGCTATGGTAGTCAGGGCCATGCTCATGCTTTAAATTTGAAGGAAAGCGGTGTAAATGTAATTGTCGGACTTTATGAAGGAAGTAAGTCTGTTGACAAGGCAAAATCAGCAGGGTTGACAGTAGCGACAGTTGCCAAGGCAACTGCTGCAGCGGATGTTGTAATGGTGCTGATTCCTGATGAAAAACAAGCAAAGGTTTATGCTGAAGAAATTCAACCTAACTTAAAATCGAACAGCGCTTTGGCCTTCGCTCATGGCTTCAATATCCATTTTAATCAGATTGTTGCACCAGCAGGTGTCGATGTGTTTATGGTTGCGCCCAAAGGCCCTGGTCATCTTGTACGTCGTATGTATGAAGAAGGAAAGGGCGTGCCCTGTTTGATTGCTGTTCATCAGGATGCAACAGGCGGTGCGCAGGACTTGGCACTTGCTTATGCCTGTGGCATTGGCGGCACGCGTGCGGGTGTTCTTATGACGACATTTAAGGAAGAAACAGAAACAGATCTCTTTGGTGAACAGGCTGTTTTGTGCGGGGGGCTAACTGCTCTTATCAAAGCAGGTTTTGAGACACTTGTTGAGGCGGGCTATCAGCCGGAAGTGGCTTATTTTGAATGTCTTCATGAAATGAAATTAATTATTGATTTGATTTATGAAGGCGGCATGGCCAAAATGCGTTATTCTGTCAGTGACACAGCGGAACAGGGCGATTATGTGACAGGGAGTCGCATTATAACGGATGAGACTCGAACAGAAATGAGGAAGGTCCTTCATGAAATTCAAGATGGGACGTTTGCTAGAAACTGGCTGTTAGAAAATATGCTGAACCGTCCAGCTTTTACAGCGGCACGCAACAAAGAGGCAGCTCATCCAATCGAGCAAGTGGGCAGGACACTGCGTGAGATGATGCCGTGGCTGAAAAAATAG
- the ilvB gene encoding biosynthetic-type acetolactate synthase large subunit — protein MKLPGAEVIIQCLLEQGVDTVFGFPGGAVISLYDALYDAPIHHVLTVHEQGAIHAADGYARSSGRPGVCIVTSGPGATNIVTGLATAYMDSVPLVAITGQVATSQIGRDSFQETDMISMSMAITKHNFLVTDPQQLAVTIRRAFKIAVEGRPGPVLIDIPSNIQTMLIDYEPLDESMGEKADQTEIREEYYDQILQAQSALQAAQRPVILVGGGVIRGNGSRELYAFAERCRAPVVSTLMGLGGFPGSDERFLGLTGMHGHILANQAIIQADVIIAVSSRLNERVTGSRSGYGNDKMIVHIDIDPSELDKNIGVYVGLVGDIRQTLTMLAKNFPILYYDSWWQEIRGWQEKVQYPKERQLTAPWIMEYLNQTQAGKPTVYVTDVGQNQIWAAQYLSIERPRSLIMSGGFGTMGFGLPAAIGSTFAQPDSQVIHIAGDGGFKMTGMELYTVAREQKRILSIVLDNQSLGMVRQWQTLFYNERYSQTLLTEFDFAQFAEVCGIQGMKAATQAEFVEAFQKAANSGHSAVIVAKIPDNQLVMPMMTPGGTLGDYVAVP, from the coding sequence ATGAAGTTACCAGGGGCTGAAGTTATTATTCAGTGTCTGCTTGAACAAGGCGTCGATACCGTATTTGGTTTCCCTGGAGGAGCTGTCATTTCTCTTTACGATGCTCTTTACGATGCGCCAATTCATCATGTACTGACTGTGCATGAGCAAGGCGCGATTCATGCTGCTGACGGCTATGCTCGTAGCAGTGGGCGCCCGGGTGTTTGTATCGTTACATCTGGACCGGGAGCGACGAATATTGTTACAGGTCTTGCTACAGCGTATATGGATTCGGTGCCTCTTGTTGCTATTACGGGACAGGTGGCTACCAGTCAGATTGGCCGGGATTCCTTTCAGGAAACGGACATGATCAGTATGAGTATGGCTATTACAAAGCATAATTTTTTAGTGACTGATCCTCAGCAATTGGCTGTTACTATTCGCAGGGCGTTTAAAATTGCTGTCGAAGGACGGCCGGGACCGGTGCTTATTGATATTCCAAGCAATATTCAAACGATGCTGATTGATTATGAGCCACTAGATGAGTCTATGGGTGAAAAAGCAGATCAAACGGAAATAAGGGAAGAATATTATGATCAGATTTTGCAGGCCCAGTCAGCTTTACAAGCAGCGCAGCGCCCCGTTATCTTAGTTGGCGGTGGTGTTATTCGGGGAAATGGTAGCCGAGAACTGTATGCTTTTGCTGAGCGTTGCCGGGCTCCTGTTGTCAGTACTTTGATGGGGTTAGGTGGTTTTCCAGGGTCTGATGAGCGATTTTTAGGTCTGACAGGAATGCATGGACATATACTTGCGAATCAGGCCATCATACAGGCAGATGTGATTATCGCTGTAAGTAGCCGTTTGAATGAACGGGTTACAGGAAGTCGCAGCGGTTATGGCAATGATAAAATGATTGTTCATATTGATATTGATCCATCTGAGCTGGATAAGAATATTGGCGTTTACGTCGGGCTTGTGGGTGATATTCGTCAGACACTGACAATGCTTGCTAAGAACTTCCCAATTCTTTACTATGATTCTTGGTGGCAGGAGATTCGAGGATGGCAGGAGAAAGTTCAATACCCAAAAGAACGACAGCTTACGGCACCATGGATTATGGAGTATTTGAATCAGACACAGGCCGGGAAGCCGACAGTTTATGTAACGGATGTCGGACAGAATCAAATTTGGGCGGCGCAATACCTTTCTATTGAACGACCACGTAGCTTGATTATGTCCGGTGGTTTTGGAACAATGGGTTTTGGCCTTCCGGCTGCGATTGGAAGCACTTTTGCTCAGCCGGACAGTCAGGTTATTCATATTGCCGGCGATGGAGGTTTTAAGATGACTGGCATGGAGCTATACACTGTGGCACGCGAGCAAAAAAGGATTTTGTCCATTGTTCTTGATAATCAAAGCTTAGGAATGGTCCGTCAGTGGCAGACGCTTTTTTACAATGAACGGTATTCGCAAACACTGCTAACAGAGTTTGATTTTGCACAATTTGCAGAAGTTTGTGGTATTCAGGGCATGAAGGCCGCAACGCAGGCCGAATTTGTTGAGGCTTTTCAAAAAGCTGCAAATAGTGGTCACTCTGCAGTTATTGTTGCAAAAATACCGGATAATCAACTGGTAATGCCGATGATGACACCGGGGGGGACGCTTGGCGATTATGTTGCTGTTCCGTGA
- a CDS encoding ACT domain-containing protein, with product MQEQLCMVVENQPNVLLRVFRLLARYGLNVDSLSVISTPDHRLLEITLIAEEGSVNQQLVKMLHKLIEVVEVKLTGNQVFQKI from the coding sequence ATGCAAGAACAGTTGTGTATGGTAGTGGAAAATCAGCCGAATGTATTATTACGGGTATTTCGTCTCCTAGCACGTTATGGACTGAATGTCGATTCTCTTTCAGTTATATCTACTCCTGATCATCGTCTTCTTGAAATTACTTTAATAGCGGAAGAGGGGAGTGTAAATCAACAGCTTGTAAAAATGTTACACAAGTTAATTGAAGTAGTGGAAGTCAAATTGACAGGAAATCAAGTTTTTCAAAAAATATAA
- the ilvC gene encoding ketol-acid reductoisomerase, whose protein sequence is MAKMYYDKDAKFGKMKDLTVAVIGYGSQGHAHALNLKESGVNVIVGLYEGSKSVDKAKSAGLTVATVAKATAAADVVMVLIPDEKQAKVYTEEIQPNLKSNSALAFAHGFNIHFNQIVAPAGVDVFMVAPKGPGHLVRRMYEEGKGVPCLIAVHQDATGGAQDLALAYACGIGGTRAGVLMTTFKEETETDLFGEQAVLCGGLTALIKAGFETLVEAGYQPEVAYFECLHEMKLIIDLIYEGGMAKMRYSVSDTAEQGDYVTGSRIITDETRTEMRQVLHEIQDGTFARNWLLENMLNRPAFTAARNKEAAHPIEQVGRTLREMMPWLKK, encoded by the coding sequence ATGGCTAAGATGTATTATGACAAGGATGCAAAATTTGGAAAAATGAAGGATTTAACTGTGGCTGTTATTGGCTATGGTAGTCAGGGCCATGCTCATGCTTTAAATTTGAAGGAAAGCGGTGTAAATGTAATTGTCGGACTTTATGAAGGAAGTAAGTCTGTTGACAAGGCAAAATCAGCGGGGTTGACAGTAGCGACAGTTGCCAAGGCAACTGCTGCAGCGGATGTTGTAATGGTGCTGATTCCTGATGAAAAACAAGCAAAGGTTTATACTGAAGAAATTCAACCTAACTTAAAATCGAACAGCGCTTTGGCCTTCGCTCATGGCTTCAATATCCATTTTAATCAGATTGTTGCACCAGCAGGTGTCGATGTGTTTATGGTTGCGCCCAAAGGCCCTGGTCATCTTGTACGTCGTATGTATGAAGAAGGAAAGGGCGTGCCCTGTTTGATTGCTGTTCATCAGGATGCAACAGGCGGTGCGCAGGATTTGGCACTTGCTTATGCTTGTGGCATTGGCGGCACGCGTGCGGGTGTTCTTATGACAACATTTAAGGAAGAAACAGAAACAGATCTCTTTGGTGAACAGGCTGTTCTGTGCGGTGGGCTAACTGCTCTTATCAAAGCAGGTTTTGAGACACTTGTTGAGGCGGGCTATCAGCCGGAAGTGGCTTATTTTGAATGTCTTCATGAAATGAAATTAATTATTGATTTGATTTATGAAGGCGGCATGGCCAAAATGCGTTATTCTGTCAGTGACACAGCGGAACAGGGCGATTATGTGACAGGGAGTCGCATTATAACGGATGAGACTCGAACAGAGATGAGGCAGGTCCTTCATGAAATTCAAGATGGGACGTTTGCTAGAAACTGGCTGTTAGAAAATATGCTGAACCGTCCAGCTTTTACAGCGGCACGCAACAAAGAGGCAGCTCATCCAATCGAGCAAGTGGGCAGGACACTGCGCGAAATGATGCCATGGCTAAAAAAGTAG
- the ilvB gene encoding biosynthetic-type acetolactate synthase large subunit: MKLSGAEVIIQCLLEQGVDIVFGFPGGAVLPLYDALYDAPIHHVRTVHEQGAIHAADGYARSSGRIGVCIATSGPGATNIVTGLATAYMDSVPLVAITGQVATSQIGRDSFQEADMISLSMAITKHNFLVTDPQQLAVTIRRAFKIAGEGRPGPVLIDIPCDIQIMQIDYQLPAETMEAAKAEQGELAGEALSQEILMKVQNLLQSAQRPVILVGGGVIRGSAGPALYSFAQRCRAPVVSTLMGLGAFPGSEDQFLGLTGMHGHIKANNAIKHADVILAVSSRFSDRATGSRGNYGNDKMIVHIDIDPSEMDKNVHAYVGLVGDIRCTLTQLTAILPNLSYNSWWQEITSWQEERQCEAGDDLTAQWIMEYLNQAQAGKPTVYVTDVGQNQMWAAQFLTIERPRSFITSGGFGTMGFGLPAAIGAKFAQPDSDVIHIAGDGGFKMTGTELYTAACEQKPILSIVLDNQSLGMVRQWQQLFYKERYSQTLLKEFDFEQFAASCGAQGMRVTTQVEFDQAFRRVAASHQLAVIIARIRPEQLVVPMMTPGGVPGDYITF; the protein is encoded by the coding sequence ATGAAGTTGTCAGGGGCTGAAGTCATTATTCAGTGTCTGCTTGAACAAGGCGTTGATATCGTATTTGGTTTTCCAGGCGGAGCGGTACTTCCACTTTACGATGCTCTTTATGATGCGCCAATCCATCATGTACGGACTGTGCATGAGCAAGGCGCGATTCATGCTGCTGACGGCTATGCCCGCAGCAGCGGCCGGATAGGAGTTTGCATTGCTACATCTGGGCCAGGGGCGACGAATATTGTTACAGGTCTTGCTACAGCTTATATGGATTCGGTGCCTCTTGTTGCTATTACGGGACAGGTGGCTACCAGTCAGATTGGCCGGGATTCTTTTCAGGAAGCTGACATGATTAGTTTAAGTATGGCCATTACAAAGCATAATTTTTTAGTGACTGATCCTCAGCAATTGGCTGTTACTATTCGCAGGGCGTTTAAAATTGCTGGTGAAGGACGGCCAGGGCCAGTACTCATTGATATTCCTTGCGATATCCAGATAATGCAGATTGACTACCAGCTGCCTGCGGAAACTATGGAGGCTGCAAAAGCGGAACAAGGAGAGCTGGCAGGTGAAGCGCTTAGTCAAGAAATACTTATGAAGGTTCAAAATCTTCTTCAATCAGCCCAGCGCCCGGTTATTCTTGTAGGCGGTGGTGTCATCCGAGGCAGTGCAGGCCCAGCCCTTTATTCCTTTGCACAAAGATGCAGGGCTCCTGTTGTTAGTACATTAATGGGATTAGGTGCTTTCCCTGGCTCAGAGGATCAGTTTTTAGGTCTGACGGGAATGCATGGACATATAAAAGCGAATAATGCTATTAAGCATGCTGATGTTATTCTTGCTGTAAGCAGTCGTTTTAGTGACCGGGCGACAGGAAGCCGCGGCAATTATGGTAATGATAAGATGATTGTTCATATTGACATTGATCCTTCAGAAATGGATAAGAATGTTCATGCTTATGTCGGCCTTGTTGGTGATATTCGGTGCACATTGACACAGTTAACGGCAATCTTGCCTAATCTTAGCTATAATTCGTGGTGGCAGGAAATTACATCATGGCAGGAAGAACGCCAGTGTGAAGCAGGTGATGATCTCACGGCACAGTGGATTATGGAATATTTGAATCAAGCTCAGGCTGGAAAACCAACGGTTTATGTAACAGATGTCGGGCAGAATCAGATGTGGGCAGCGCAATTCCTTACAATTGAACGCCCACGCAGCTTCATTACGTCAGGCGGATTTGGAACAATGGGCTTCGGTCTTCCAGCTGCCATCGGTGCTAAATTTGCCCAGCCAGATAGTGATGTTATTCATATTGCAGGTGACGGGGGCTTTAAAATGACTGGCACGGAGCTTTATACTGCGGCGTGTGAACAAAAACCGATATTATCCATTGTGCTTGACAATCAAAGTCTGGGAATGGTTCGACAGTGGCAGCAACTATTTTATAAAGAGCGGTATTCTCAAACGCTGTTAAAGGAGTTTGATTTTGAACAATTTGCTGCATCGTGTGGCGCTCAGGGCATGAGAGTTACCACACAGGTCGAGTTTGATCAAGCTTTCCGCAGAGTTGCAGCCAGTCATCAATTAGCGGTAATTATTGCAAGAATACGGCCTGAACAGCTTGTAGTACCGATGATGACACCGGGCGGAGTACCTGGCGATTATATTACATTTTAA
- a CDS encoding NUDIX hydrolase, which yields MNIAKLSVKLKQYEEQCFQLISNEEDYFSSAVLIPLVQIAGEWSIVFEVRSQDLTWQPGEICLPGGKVEKTDMNSAMTAIRETTEELGILSTDIQLLGSLKCLVSPLGVIICSHVGILSDYAHIRPSQSEVSKVFTVPVTFLLEHPPLVAQMEVATRPSEGFPFDLVPANFNRDWRKRSAYSVLFYQYQEYVIWGLTARVIYSFLEIYKELP from the coding sequence GTGAATATAGCAAAGCTTTCTGTAAAATTAAAGCAATATGAAGAACAATGTTTTCAATTGATTTCTAATGAAGAAGATTATTTTTCATCGGCTGTGTTAATTCCACTTGTGCAAATTGCTGGAGAGTGGTCCATCGTTTTTGAGGTGCGTTCGCAGGACCTCACTTGGCAGCCAGGAGAAATTTGTTTACCTGGCGGCAAGGTAGAAAAAACAGATATGAATTCAGCCATGACAGCTATTCGTGAAACAACGGAAGAACTGGGAATCCTCTCTACAGACATTCAATTGTTAGGGTCATTAAAATGCCTTGTAAGTCCTCTTGGTGTGATTATTTGTTCACATGTTGGTATCTTGAGTGATTATGCCCATATTCGGCCGAGTCAGAGTGAAGTAAGCAAGGTATTTACTGTACCCGTTACTTTTCTTTTGGAGCATCCGCCTCTTGTTGCACAGATGGAAGTTGCTACACGACCATCCGAAGGTTTTCCTTTCGATCTTGTGCCAGCTAATTTTAATCGAGACTGGCGAAAACGTAGTGCCTATTCTGTCTTGTTCTATCAATATCAAGAGTATGTAATTTGGGGATTGACAGCACGTGTTATTTATAGTTTTTTGGAGATTTATAAGGAACTGCCTTAG
- a CDS encoding glycosyl hydrolase family 18 protein → MRRSIGLATLVVTFFVMMTVLFVGGCMSKPAPKPLQDMPKGMDNQAVPPIIMPARMVIGYYENPYPGTPDKTGSFPSMKTFAKSMTGVGPFWYRATKDGTLETKESQMVYDTARQLGLKVFPLITNKTGATDGVLGDPAIRTKVIGNIAKILSEKQYDGVNIDFELLPPKHRDNLTAFMAELYDKIHPMNKLVIISVFPQVDVAPDVSGAYNYGELAKNCDFLQIMTYDHHWSTSPPGPIADIHWYEKNIQYAINECGGPQKVIIGVGAYGYDWPKGGSADTINYVDAIVQAEKSGAKIQYDEQSQSPWFKYNDREVWFENEKSAAAKLDVIAKYNPAGIAIWRLGQEQPEIWNLIDKKFPRQQ, encoded by the coding sequence ATGCGAAGGTCGATTGGACTCGCCACTTTAGTTGTTACCTTTTTTGTTATGATGACAGTATTATTTGTTGGTGGCTGTATGAGTAAACCAGCGCCAAAGCCGCTCCAAGATATGCCGAAAGGCATGGATAACCAGGCCGTACCACCCATTATCATGCCTGCGCGGATGGTCATTGGTTATTATGAAAATCCTTATCCCGGAACACCAGATAAAACAGGTTCATTTCCCAGCATGAAAACTTTTGCTAAAAGCATGACAGGTGTCGGTCCCTTCTGGTACAGGGCTACGAAAGATGGCACGTTAGAGACGAAAGAAAGCCAAATGGTCTATGATACGGCGCGACAACTGGGATTAAAAGTATTTCCCTTGATTACGAACAAGACGGGGGCAACGGATGGAGTACTAGGCGATCCGGCCATACGTACCAAGGTTATTGGCAATATTGCGAAAATACTTTCTGAAAAACAATATGATGGGGTAAATATTGATTTTGAACTGTTGCCACCGAAACATCGCGATAATTTAACGGCTTTCATGGCCGAATTGTATGATAAAATACATCCCATGAATAAGTTGGTGATTATCTCTGTATTTCCACAAGTGGATGTTGCACCAGATGTTTCAGGAGCCTATAATTATGGAGAATTAGCAAAAAATTGTGATTTTTTACAGATAATGACATACGATCATCATTGGTCAACTTCCCCACCCGGCCCAATTGCTGACATTCATTGGTATGAAAAAAATATTCAATATGCTATTAATGAATGCGGCGGTCCGCAGAAGGTGATCATTGGGGTTGGCGCTTATGGCTATGATTGGCCTAAAGGAGGATCAGCTGATACGATTAACTATGTTGATGCGATTGTGCAAGCTGAAAAGAGTGGTGCTAAGATTCAATATGATGAACAATCACAATCGCCCTGGTTTAAATACAATGATCGTGAAGTATGGTTTGAAAATGAAAAAAGTGCTGCTGCAAAATTGGATGTTATCGCTAAGTACAATCCTGCAGGCATTGCTATTTGGCGGCTAGGACAGGAACAGCCGGAAATCTGGAATTTAATCGATAAAAAGTTCCCAAGGCAACAATAA
- a CDS encoding cation transporter: MSETSGDPRASLNKAVIKVNGMTCNHCKQSVETAVLGLPGVMSALVDLQEGTLTVDFDHKKTTLTQLKAEVESVGFDVV, from the coding sequence ATGAGTGAAACAAGTGGGGATCCTCGCGCTTCTTTAAATAAGGCAGTCATCAAGGTGAACGGAATGACTTGCAATCATTGCAAACAGTCCGTAGAAACAGCTGTTCTCGGTTTGCCCGGTGTCATGAGTGCTCTTGTTGACTTACAAGAAGGAACATTGACAGTTGACTTTGATCACAAAAAAACCACCCTAACCCAGTTGAAAGCTGAAGTTGAATCGGTTGGTTTTGATGTGGTATAA
- a CDS encoding LCP family protein, giving the protein MSAGSMGQRLERKRKVRRKRIAIGAIFLLFIALVAAASFYFFDNDFSKAKPATSEGSGQKVNILVLGVDERDDDVGRSDTTLLLTVDSKEKQASLLSIPRDSRVKIPGHGYDKINAAYAYGGHRLSEQTVADFVGVPVDYYLLINFAAFDKIVDAIGGVDINVEKRMHYEDPYDKLVIDLKPGMQHLDGKTAIQYVRYRDEEGDIGRVGRQQKFMKAILDQVTSPMVIPRIPGIIAEVASAVKTDLTIGDMMNLAKILNEVHKQGLHTEMVSGKPAYIQDISYWLPDVVSVRQYMARVMGIFDSKYLATAEKTATEYTEAVPKEMKIVDLPKTQPAQSAPKPKDAVSKPVMAPVSKVRVEIVNSSGVSSTGAKIAAIMREQGFEVSSITQGTPTANTVVISHTNNSAVVDKLNSLGFRCAVQVKRDENSNSITVIVGKDNN; this is encoded by the coding sequence ATGTCAGCAGGCTCTATGGGTCAAAGATTGGAACGTAAACGTAAAGTTCGAAGAAAGCGCATAGCAATTGGAGCTATTTTCTTGCTATTCATAGCCCTTGTGGCTGCGGCTTCTTTTTACTTTTTTGATAATGATTTTAGTAAAGCGAAACCAGCTACAAGCGAAGGTTCAGGACAAAAAGTAAATATTTTAGTTTTAGGTGTTGATGAACGCGACGATGATGTGGGACGCTCGGATACGACATTATTATTGACGGTAGATTCGAAAGAAAAACAGGCTTCGCTGTTGTCTATTCCACGTGATTCGCGGGTGAAAATTCCTGGTCACGGCTATGATAAGATTAATGCTGCTTATGCTTATGGCGGACACCGTCTTTCTGAACAGACTGTGGCTGACTTTGTTGGTGTACCTGTTGATTATTATTTACTAATCAATTTTGCCGCGTTTGATAAAATCGTTGATGCTATTGGCGGCGTGGATATTAACGTGGAAAAACGAATGCATTATGAAGATCCCTATGATAAACTGGTCATTGATTTGAAACCAGGTATGCAGCATCTGGATGGAAAGACAGCTATTCAATATGTGCGGTATCGTGATGAAGAAGGCGACATTGGTCGTGTGGGCCGTCAACAAAAATTTATGAAAGCTATATTGGATCAAGTGACAAGTCCCATGGTCATTCCAAGAATCCCTGGTATTATTGCGGAGGTCGCTTCAGCGGTGAAAACGGATTTGACCATCGGCGATATGATGAACTTAGCTAAAATTTTAAATGAAGTTCACAAACAAGGGTTGCACACCGAAATGGTGTCAGGTAAGCCCGCCTATATTCAGGATATCAGTTATTGGCTGCCTGATGTAGTATCTGTACGTCAATACATGGCACGGGTGATGGGTATTTTCGATAGCAAATATTTGGCGACCGCTGAAAAAACTGCAACGGAATATACAGAAGCCGTACCGAAAGAAATGAAAATAGTCGATCTGCCCAAGACGCAACCTGCTCAGTCTGCACCAAAGCCAAAAGATGCTGTGAGCAAGCCTGTTATGGCTCCCGTCAGTAAGGTGCGTGTGGAGATTGTAAATTCCAGTGGGGTGAGTTCTACAGGAGCGAAGATTGCTGCCATAATGCGTGAACAGGGATTTGAGGTCTCGTCTATTACACAGGGAACCCCGACAGCAAATACTGTAGTTATTTCTCATACGAACAATAGTGCTGTCGTCGATAAATTAAATAGCTTGGGTTTTCGTTGCGCCGTCCAGGTAAAACGGGATGAAAATAGTAATTCTATTACTGTCATTGTTGGTAAAGATAATAATTGA
- a CDS encoding precorrin-2 dehydrogenase/sirohydrochlorin ferrochelatase family protein, with amino-acid sequence MAVPFYPINLNLTGRQCAVIGGGLVAERKIETLLKANAVVTVFSPKLTVRLSQLAERHCLSAYLRTYQAGDLASYFLVICATNDADMNRQAALEAKAAHGLVNIVDDPTLCDFMVPAQVRRGDLLLTVSTTGGSPKFARLIRQQLETQYGEEYGLYLDLLGKVRNNLQQGNLSLEQRQKFWQESLDEDILALLAAGKLKEAEEKIRYAACSIGIKS; translated from the coding sequence ATGGCTGTGCCTTTTTATCCAATTAATTTGAATTTGACAGGAAGACAGTGTGCGGTGATTGGTGGCGGTCTTGTTGCGGAACGAAAGATTGAGACACTCTTAAAAGCAAATGCCGTAGTGACTGTGTTTAGTCCCAAACTGACTGTACGATTGTCACAACTTGCTGAAAGACACTGTCTTTCAGCTTATTTGCGTACTTATCAGGCTGGGGATCTTGCGAGCTACTTTCTTGTAATTTGTGCGACAAATGATGCTGACATGAATCGTCAGGCTGCTTTGGAAGCTAAAGCAGCTCATGGACTTGTTAATATTGTCGATGATCCCACTCTCTGTGATTTTATGGTACCAGCGCAAGTAAGACGCGGTGATCTCTTACTTACTGTATCAACGACAGGGGGGAGTCCAAAGTTTGCCAGACTTATTCGTCAGCAATTAGAGACACAGTACGGTGAAGAATATGGACTTTATCTTGACTTATTAGGTAAAGTTCGCAACAATTTACAGCAAGGAAATTTATCATTAGAGCAGCGGCAGAAATTTTGGCAAGAGTCTTTAGATGAAGATATTCTTGCTTTGCTAGCCGCTGGAAAGCTCAAAGAGGCGGAGGAAAAAATTCGTTATGCAGCTTGTAGTATTGGGATTAAATCATAA